AGTGGGCGACGCCGAACTCGTGGGCATCCAGAAGCGCATCATCCAGCACGCGCGCACGCTGAACAAGGTGGTCATCACCGCCACGCAGATGATGGAGTCGATGATCTCCAGCCCCATGCCGACCCGCGCCGAAGTCTCCGACGTGGCCAACGCGGTGCTGGACTACACCGACGCCGTCATGCTGTCGGCCGAAAGCGCCTCGGGCCAGTATCCGGTCGAAACCGTGCAGGCCATGGCGCGCGTGTGCCTGGGCGCCGAAAAGCACCCGACCACCACCAAGTCGCACCACCGCATGGGCGAAACCTTCACGCGCTGCGACGAGACCATCGCGCTGGCGGCCATGTACGCGGCCAACCACTTCCCCGGCGTAAAGGCCATCATTGCGCTGACCGAAAGCGGCCACACGCCGCTCATCATGTCGCGCATCCGCTCGGGTGTGCCGATCTACTGCTACAGCCCGCACAGTGTGACGCAGAACCGCGTGACGATGTTCCGCGGCGTGTACACGATCCCGTTCTCGCCGTCGGAGTACGATCCGGCCGATCTGTCCAACGCCGCCATCGATGAACTGCGCAAACGCAATCTGGTGCAGACGGGCGACTGGGTCATCCTGACCAAGGGCGATTTCTACCGCGACAGCGGCGGCACCAACGGGATGAAGATCCTGCTGGTGGACTGAGCCAGTCTTGAATCGGGGCGCGGCCGGGCGGCAGATGCCGGCCACCGCATGCCGGCCACCGCATGCCGGCCACTGCATGCCGGCCGGCGCGCCCTGCGATCAGCCGAAGAACCAGTAGCAGACGCCGATCGCGGCCAGCACCCCGGCCAGATCGGCGATCAGCGCGCAGCCCACCGCATGGCGGGCGCGCAAGATTCCCACCGATCCGAAATACACCGCCAGCACGTAGAACGTGGTCTCGGTGCTGCCTTGCACCACCGCGGACAGCAGCGCCGGGAAACTGTCCACGCCAAAGTGCGTCATGGTTTCCAGCATCATGGCGCGCGCCGCGCTGCCCGAGAACGGCTTGACCAGCGCGGTGGGCAGCGCATCCACGAACCGCGTGTCCCAGTTGGCCTGCGCGGCCACCCAGCGGATGCCGTCCAACAGGAAGTCCAGCGCGCCGGACGCGCGCAGCACGCCCACGGCGCACAGCATCGCCACCAGATAGGGCAGCAGGCTCTTGGCGATGTCGAAGCCTTCTTTGGCGCCCTCAATGAAGGCCTCGTACACGGGCACCTTCTTCCAGGCGCCCACGACCAGAAACGCCAACAGAATGCCGAACAGCGTCAGGTTGCCCATCAGTGAGGACAGCGACGCGATTGCAGCCGCCGACATGCTGGCCAAGAGCGCCATGAACCCGCCCAGCACCAGCGCGGCGCCGCCCAGCCACAACAGGATGACGGGATCGGCCAGGCGCAGGCGCTGGCACAGCGCCACCGCCAGAAAGCCGGCCAGCGTGGACGCGCTTGTCGCTAGCAAGATGGGCAAAAAAACCAGCGTGGGATCGGGCGCGCCCTGTTGCGCGCGGAACATGAACAGCGTGACCGGCAAGAGTGTCAGCGACGACGCATTGAGCACCAGGAACAGGATCTGCGCATTGGTGGCGGTATCGGGCTTGGGGTTGAGCGATTGCAGCTCGCGCATGGCGCGCAGGCCGATGGGCGTGGCGGCGTTGTCCAGCCCAAGGCCGTTGGCGGCGAAGTTGAGCGTGATCAGACCGATGGCCGGATGATTGCGCGGCACCTCGGGCATCAGGCGCGCGAACAGCGGTCCCAGTAAGCGCGCCAGCTTTTCGACGAGGCCCGCGCCTTCCGCGATGCGCAAAAAACCGAGCCACAGCGTCAGCGTGCCAAAAAGCAGCACCATCACTTCCACGGACACGCGCGCCATGTCGAACAGGCTGGCGACCATCTGGCGAAAGACCTCGGGATCTCCGATGACCAGCCAGCGGTACAGCGCGGCCGCGGCAGCGGTGAGGAAGAAGCCAAGCCAGAGTTTGTTCAGCATGCGGACGTGCCCGGACAGCGGTTGATTGCGCATCAGCGCGGCGACGCTCATTGTCGCAGAGTCGGTAAGCCGCAGCTTGGCCGCACGACGTCAATTCTGGTACTTTGCCCCGATACGTCTTGTAGCGAACAACAGGGGGACCCATGGATTTCAACGCCTGGCGCCGGCGCCGCATTTCGGAACCTGCATACCGCTGGGCCCGCAATGCACTGCCGGCCATGTCGGCCACCGAACGCGAAGCCATCGAAGCCGGCGATAGCTGGTGGGACGCCGACCTGTTCACGGGAAACCCCGACTGGCGCAAGCTCCTGGGCGTGCCGCCTGCCACGCTGACGCCGGATGAACAGCGGTTCATCGACGGCCCGGTGCGCCAGCTTTGCGGCATGCTGGACGAATGGGACATCTCCTGGAACCGGCGTGATCTGCCGCCGCAGGTCTGGGAATTCCTGAAGGCGCAGCGCTTCTTCGGCATGATCATTCCGCGGCGCCATGGTGGCCTGGGCTTCTCGCCGTATGCGCACTCCGAGGTCGTGCGGCGCATTTCCGCGTATTCCATCACCGCGGGCGTCACCGTGATGGTGCCGAACTCGCTGGGACCGGGCGAACTGCTGATGCAGTTCGGCACGCAGGCCCAGCGCGACTACTGGCTGCCGCGGCTGGCCGATGGCCGCGAGATCCCTTGCTTTGGCCTGACCAGCCCCGAAGCCGGATCGGACGCCGCCTCGATGGTGGATACCGGCATCGTGTGCCGCCAGGTCGTGGACGGCCGCGAGCTCATCGGCATCCGGCTCAATTGGCACAAGCGATACATCACGCTCGGGCCGGTGGCCACGGTGCTGGGGCTGGCGTTCAAGATGTCCGACCCCGACGGCATCCTGGGCGGCGCCAAGGACATCGGCATTTCGGTGGCGCTGGTCCCCACGGAAGCGCCTGGCGTCGAAATCGGCCGCCGCCACCTGCCTGCCATGCAGGTCTTTCAGAATGGTCCCAACTCGGGGCGCGACGTTTTCGTGCCGCTGGATGCGCTGATCGGCGGCGTTGAACGCGCCGGCCAGGGCTGGCAGATGTTGATGAGCGCACTGGCGGCCGGGCGCGGCATTTCGCTGCCGTCGCTGTCGGCGGCCGCCGCGGCGATGTGCGCACACACCACCGGCATGTACGCCCGGGTGCGCGAGCAATTCGGCATACCGATCGGCAAGTTCGAAGGCGTGCAGGAACGGCTGGCCAGCCTGGCCGGCAACGCGTATCTGGTCGAGGCCGCGCGCCGCCTGACGTGCGCCGCGCTCAACCAGGGCGTCAAGCCTGCGGTCGTGTCCGGCATCATGAAATACCACGCCACCGAGCGCATGCGCATGTCGGTGAACGACGCCATGGACGTGCACGCGGGCCGCGCGGTCATGGATGGTCCCAGCAATTACCTGGGCTCGCTGTACCGCGCCGTGCCCATCGCCATCACGGTCGAGGGCGCCAACATCCTCACGCGCAATCTGATCATCTTCGGGCAGGGCGCGATCCGCGCGCATCCCTATCTGATGCCGGAGATCCTGGCGCTGGGCAATCCGGACGAGGAACGCGGCATCGAGGTCTTTCACGATGTCTTCTGGCGCCATCTGCGCCACGCCGGCATGAACACGCTGCGCGCGATCGGCCGCGCCTGGACGGGCGGCATGCTGGCGCCCGCGCCGGCCTCGGGGCCGGTGGCAGGCCACTACCGGAGGCTGGGCCGCTATGCGTCGGGCTTTGCGCTGCTGGCGGACGCCACGCTCGCGCAGCTGGGCGGCGGCCTGAAACGCCGCGAGATGATCTCCGCGCGCCTGGGCGACATCCTGTCCGAACTCTATCTGCTGTCCGCGGTGCTCAAGCGCTGGGAAGACGAAGGCCGCAAGCACGACGACCTGCCGCTGGTGCGCTGGTGCATGGCGCAGGGCTACGCCAGCATCGAAAAATCCATGGATCAGGTGCTGCGCAACCTGCCCGTCAAGGTGCTGTCGTGGGGATTGCGGGCGGCCATCCTGCCCTTGCGGCTGGCCAAGGGGCCGGACGATGCGCTGACGCGCGAATGCGCAGAGCTGTTGCTCAAGCCGTCGCCCACGCATGCGCGCCTGGCGGCCGATCTGCAGCGCGAGCCCGGTGAAGACCCGCTGGGCCTGTTGACCCGCGCGTTTGCGCTGGCCGACGCGGTGCAGCCGATCCGCGACCGTCTGCGCCAGTCCAACGTGCGCAACTGGCGCGAGGCCCATCAGCGCGGCGCGATCACGGACGCGCAGGCAGCGCAGCTGGAAGCCGCCGAGGCGACGGTGCTGAGGGTATTGCAGGTGGATGATTTTGCGCCGGAGGCGCTGACGCCGCAGGGCGAAGGCGCGCCGACGCAGGGGCAGAAGCAGGAGCAGGAGCCGCAACCGCAGCAGCCGGAACCGCCGCAGCAACCGCAACAGCCGCAACAGCAGGAGGACGGGCCCCCCGCTGCCGCAAAACCCGGCGAGAACGCCTAGTCGTCCTGGTTCGGGTCCATGCCCGGGAACAGGATTTCAGTGAAGCCGAACTTCGTGAAATCCTGGATCCGGGACGGATACAGACGCCCGATCAGGTGATCGCACTCGTGTTGCACGACGCGCGCGTGAAAGCCCTCGGCCTCCCGTTCGATCAGTTGACCGTACGGATCGCGGCCGCTGTAGCGGATGTGGCGGTAGCGCGGCACCAGGCCGCGCAGGCCGGGCACCGACAGGCAGCCCTCCCAGCCGTCTTCCATCTCGTCCGACAGCGGCGTGATGACCGGATTGCACAGAATCGTCTGCGGCACCGGCGGCGCGTCGGGATAGCGGTCGTTGCGGTCGAAACCGAAGATCACCAGTTGCAGGTCCACGCCGATCTGCGGCGCGGCCAGGCCCACGCCCTGCGCCGCAGCCATGGTTTCGAACATGTCGTCGATCAGGGCGTGCAGCTCAGGGGTGTCGAAACGCTCGACCGGCGGCGCCAGGCGCAGCAGCCGCGGGTCGCCCATTTTCAGGATGGGATGGATCATGGCTGGCGTCCGGATCAGTCCTGGCGGTCTTTCTTCTGGATGAACTCGATCTTGTAGCCGTCGGGATCTTCCACGAAAGCGATGACCGTCTTGCCGTGCTTCATGGGGCCGGCTTCGCGGGTGACCTTGCCGCCGCGTTCCTTGACCTTGTCACAGGCTTCGTAGGCGTTGTCGACTTCCAGCGCGATGTGGCCGTAGCCGTTGCCCAGGTCGTACTTGTCGGTGTCCCAGTTGTGGGTCAGTTCGATGACGGCGCCATCGACTTCGTCCTGGTAGCCCACGAAGGCCAGCGTGAACTTGCCGTCCGGGTAGTCGTTGCGGCGCAGAAGGCGCATGCCGAGCACGTTGGTGTAGAAGTCGATGGACGTGTCGAGGTTGCCGACGCGCAGCATGGTGTGGAGCAGACGCATGGGAGTTTTCCTTAAGCGATGAGTGGTTGGGGGAAAAGCCGGGCATTTCCGGCGTGTTCCCGGGAGATTCCGATGTCGCGCAGCGCGCCGCCCATGGCGTCGACCGCCTGCCGCATCTGGCCGGCGCCAAAGGCGCCGATGCAGCCGACCCGGAACGTGGGTTCTTCGGTGTTGGTGAAGTTGCTGATCACATAGCCGCGCTGCTTGAGCGCGTCCACAAAGAGCTGCAGGTGCCAGGTCGGGGCATCCGGCGCGCGGACGTTGACGACGATGGGGCCTTGCAGCTCGGGCGGCAGGTACGGGGTCAGGCCAAGATCGATCACGCCATCATAGAGCGTGCGCATGTTTGCCGTGTAGCGCGCCAGGCGGGCCTCGCGGCCTTCCTGGCGGAATAGCTCCAGCGCCACGGCCAGCGCCGCCAGCGTGGGGGCGGCGGGGGTGAAGCGGGGGCCGGCGTTGGGCGCCAGCGTGTGCTGGTAGATGTCCGCCAGGTCGAGCGACCAGCTTCCGGCATTGCCGCGCGCGGCATCCAGGCTGTCGCGGCGCGCGACCACGAAGGCGGCGCCGGGCAGGCCTTCCAGGCATTTGTTGGCGGTCAGCACCACGGCATCGACCGCGGGCAGGGCGCGCAATTCAAGCGGCAAAGCGCCGAACGCCGACACGGCGTCGATGATCACGCGGCGCCCCAGCGCATGGGCGATGCGCGCCAGATGGGGCACGTCGTGGCAGATGCCGCTGCCGGTTTCGCTGTAGACCAGCGCCACGTGCGTGAGCGTCGGGTCGCGTTCCAGCGCGTCGGCCAAGGCCTGCGGGTCCACGCGCTCGGTCGTGCCTACAGCAAGCGGCACGGCGACGCGGCCGGCCTCGGCGGCCAGCTTCTGCAGGCGGGCCGCGTAGGCGCCGGTGGACGGCGCCAGCACGCGGCCGCCGGGCGGCACGAAAGTACGAAGGGCGGCTTCGACCGCGAAATGGCCGCAGCCGGGCAGGGCGAGGGCCACGTGTTCATCCGCGCTGGCCTGCGCAATGGCCAGCACGCCGTCGCAGACCTGCCGGTACAGGGTTCGGAAATCGTTGTCCCAGGGCGCGTAGTCCTGCGCCATGGCGGCCTTCACCCGCGCATCGGTCGTGACCGGGCCCGGAATCAGCAGCAGCATTTCGATTCTCCTTGGGATCGCTGAGACGCTGGTGTGCTTCGGCGCCTCAGAACTGAGGCAGCGAAGCGGGATCGTGACGCCGCAGGATGTTCTTGGCGTCTTCGAAGTCCGGCAGGATCTGGCCCACTTCGCGCCAGAAGTCCTGACTGTGGTTCATCTCGCGCAAATGGGCAAGCTCGTGCGCGATGACGTAATCGATGATGGCCGGAGCGAAATGAATCAGGCGCCAGTTCAGCATGATGTTGCCGTCGCTGGTGCAGGAGCCCCAGCGGGTGGCGGCCGACGACAGGCGCCAGCGGCTGATCTTCAGCCCGCTGATCTGCAGGAAGTGCGCCAGCCGGGTGCCGAACCAGGCGCCCGCGCGCTGTTGCAGCCAGGCCTGCGCCGCATCGCGGATGCGGCCCTGGTCGGCGTTGGACGGCAGCGCCAGCCACAGCGTGTCGCCGTCCTGCGGCGCATCGGCGTCGCCGGACAGGTTGGCCTGACGGCTGTCGCCACCCACGCCGATGACGATGCGCCGGCCCAGATACGGGAGTTCGCCACCGGCTTGCCAGCGGGTGTGGGCCATGGCCAGTTGCTGCTTGCGGGCATGCCATTCACGCAGCTTGGTCAGGATCCAGCGGGATTTTTCGCGCACGGCGTCGTCGATCTGCGTCAGCGTCACCCAGTTGGGGGCGGTGACGCGCAGGCCGTCGTCGGTGATGACAAAGCCGATGCTGCGCCGCCGCGAACGCAGCAGCACGAAGCCGATGGGTTGCTGTTCGGTGGGCACCTCGCGCCAGCGCGCGCCGGGCGGCAGCGGGTCAGGGCAGGGCGTGGGCACGCGCGAGGCCGCGTTGGGCGACAGCGTCAGCAGCGGCTCGCCGGTAGCGGCAGGCGCCTTGGCGGCGTCGGGAAACAGATTGGCGGGCGCGACGGGCTGGGGGGTGCCGGGACGGTGAATGTCGGGGCGGGGAGTGTCGGGACGATGCGTCTGGGGCCCAGCGGACGGCGCCCGGGGGGCGGCCGTCGGCGTCGGCACGCCGATCAGCGGCGACGCGCCCGCGGGCGCGTCGTCTTCCTGCGTACCGAACAGGAGTTCTAGCTGATCAGTGCTGGGCATACCTTTCGGGGTTGAGACGCCGCATTTCCCCTTCGATCCATGCTTGAACCTTCTGGTTCAGTTCTTCGGGGGTGAGTCCCTTGGATTCTATCGCGGGACCGATCGACAGGGTGACCATGCCGGGATACTTGACGAAGGCGTTGCGGCGCCAGCATTCGCCGGCGTTGTGCGCGACGGGAATGACCACGGCGCCAGTGCGCGACGCCAGCAGCGCGCCGCCCATCTTGAAACGCCCGGCCTGGCCGGGCGGCACGCGCGTGCCTTCGGGAAACAGCAGCGGCCAGCGGCCTTCGTTCAAACGGGTCTGGCCTTGCTTGACCACTTGTTCGAAGGCGTCGCGGCCCTTGGCGCGGTCAATGGCGATCATGCGCAAGAGCGCCAGGCCCCAGCCGAAGAACGGCACCATGTGCAGCTCTTTCTTGTAGACGAAGCAGACCTCGCGCGGCATGTAGGCCGGGAAGAACAGGGTTTCCCAGGCCGACTGGTGCTTGGACAGCAGCACCGCCGGGCCGTCGGGCAGGTTTTCCCAGCCCTTGACCTGCCAGCGGATGCCGCAGAAGACCTTGGCGCCCCAGATCGCCAGGCGGGGCCAGCCCACCGTCAGCTTGTAGCGCCAGTGCAGCGGCAGTGGCGCCCACAGCACGCAGGCGAAGGCGTACGGAATGACCGTGACGGCCAGAAACACGAAGTACAGGAAGGAACGAAGCCGGGCCATCGGGTCACGCGTCCTGCAGCAGGGCGTCGGCCACGGCCGACAGGTCGTTGCAGACGCGCGTGTTGTCCGGCAGACCGCCCTTGGCCTGCGTCTTGACGCCGTTGCCCGTCAGCACCAGCCAGGGCGAACACCCGGCGGCCGACGAGGCCTGCAGGTCGCGCAGCGAATCGCCGACCGCCGGCACGCCGGCGAGGTCGATGTCGTAGCGGTGACCGATCTGCTCGAACATGCCGGGACGCGGCTTGCGGCAGGTGCAGTCGTCGTCGGGGCCGTGCGGGCACATGAAGATGGCATCGACGCTGCCGCCGAC
The DNA window shown above is from Achromobacter spanius and carries:
- a CDS encoding nucleoside recognition domain-containing protein; translated protein: MLNKLWLGFFLTAAAAALYRWLVIGDPEVFRQMVASLFDMARVSVEVMVLLFGTLTLWLGFLRIAEGAGLVEKLARLLGPLFARLMPEVPRNHPAIGLITLNFAANGLGLDNAATPIGLRAMRELQSLNPKPDTATNAQILFLVLNASSLTLLPVTLFMFRAQQGAPDPTLVFLPILLATSASTLAGFLAVALCQRLRLADPVILLWLGGAALVLGGFMALLASMSAAAIASLSSLMGNLTLFGILLAFLVVGAWKKVPVYEAFIEGAKEGFDIAKSLLPYLVAMLCAVGVLRASGALDFLLDGIRWVAAQANWDTRFVDALPTALVKPFSGSAARAMMLETMTHFGVDSFPALLSAVVQGSTETTFYVLAVYFGSVGILRARHAVGCALIADLAGVLAAIGVCYWFFG
- a CDS encoding acyl-CoA dehydrogenase: MDFNAWRRRRISEPAYRWARNALPAMSATEREAIEAGDSWWDADLFTGNPDWRKLLGVPPATLTPDEQRFIDGPVRQLCGMLDEWDISWNRRDLPPQVWEFLKAQRFFGMIIPRRHGGLGFSPYAHSEVVRRISAYSITAGVTVMVPNSLGPGELLMQFGTQAQRDYWLPRLADGREIPCFGLTSPEAGSDAASMVDTGIVCRQVVDGRELIGIRLNWHKRYITLGPVATVLGLAFKMSDPDGILGGAKDIGISVALVPTEAPGVEIGRRHLPAMQVFQNGPNSGRDVFVPLDALIGGVERAGQGWQMLMSALAAGRGISLPSLSAAAAAMCAHTTGMYARVREQFGIPIGKFEGVQERLASLAGNAYLVEAARRLTCAALNQGVKPAVVSGIMKYHATERMRMSVNDAMDVHAGRAVMDGPSNYLGSLYRAVPIAITVEGANILTRNLIIFGQGAIRAHPYLMPEILALGNPDEERGIEVFHDVFWRHLRHAGMNTLRAIGRAWTGGMLAPAPASGPVAGHYRRLGRYASGFALLADATLAQLGGGLKRREMISARLGDILSELYLLSAVLKRWEDEGRKHDDLPLVRWCMAQGYASIEKSMDQVLRNLPVKVLSWGLRAAILPLRLAKGPDDALTRECAELLLKPSPTHARLAADLQREPGEDPLGLLTRAFALADAVQPIRDRLRQSNVRNWREAHQRGAITDAQAAQLEAAEATVLRVLQVDDFAPEALTPQGEGAPTQGQKQEQEPQPQQPEPPQQPQQPQQQEDGPPAAAKPGENA
- the def gene encoding peptide deformylase, which produces MIHPILKMGDPRLLRLAPPVERFDTPELHALIDDMFETMAAAQGVGLAAPQIGVDLQLVIFGFDRNDRYPDAPPVPQTILCNPVITPLSDEMEDGWEGCLSVPGLRGLVPRYRHIRYSGRDPYGQLIEREAEGFHARVVQHECDHLIGRLYPSRIQDFTKFGFTEILFPGMDPNQDD
- the gloA gene encoding lactoylglutathione lyase, with the translated sequence MRLLHTMLRVGNLDTSIDFYTNVLGMRLLRRNDYPDGKFTLAFVGYQDEVDGAVIELTHNWDTDKYDLGNGYGHIALEVDNAYEACDKVKERGGKVTREAGPMKHGKTVIAFVEDPDGYKIEFIQKKDRQD
- a CDS encoding 2-aminoethylphosphonate--pyruvate transaminase; the protein is MLLLIPGPVTTDARVKAAMAQDYAPWDNDFRTLYRQVCDGVLAIAQASADEHVALALPGCGHFAVEAALRTFVPPGGRVLAPSTGAYAARLQKLAAEAGRVAVPLAVGTTERVDPQALADALERDPTLTHVALVYSETGSGICHDVPHLARIAHALGRRVIIDAVSAFGALPLELRALPAVDAVVLTANKCLEGLPGAAFVVARRDSLDAARGNAGSWSLDLADIYQHTLAPNAGPRFTPAAPTLAALAVALELFRQEGREARLARYTANMRTLYDGVIDLGLTPYLPPELQGPIVVNVRAPDAPTWHLQLFVDALKQRGYVISNFTNTEEPTFRVGCIGAFGAGQMRQAVDAMGGALRDIGISREHAGNARLFPQPLIA
- a CDS encoding YgjP-like metallopeptidase domain-containing protein, which encodes MPSTDQLELLFGTQEDDAPAGASPLIGVPTPTAAPRAPSAGPQTHRPDTPRPDIHRPGTPQPVAPANLFPDAAKAPAATGEPLLTLSPNAASRVPTPCPDPLPPGARWREVPTEQQPIGFVLLRSRRRSIGFVITDDGLRVTAPNWVTLTQIDDAVREKSRWILTKLREWHARKQQLAMAHTRWQAGGELPYLGRRIVIGVGGDSRQANLSGDADAPQDGDTLWLALPSNADQGRIRDAAQAWLQQRAGAWFGTRLAHFLQISGLKISRWRLSSAATRWGSCTSDGNIMLNWRLIHFAPAIIDYVIAHELAHLREMNHSQDFWREVGQILPDFEDAKNILRRHDPASLPQF
- a CDS encoding lysophospholipid acyltransferase family protein, with translation MARLRSFLYFVFLAVTVIPYAFACVLWAPLPLHWRYKLTVGWPRLAIWGAKVFCGIRWQVKGWENLPDGPAVLLSKHQSAWETLFFPAYMPREVCFVYKKELHMVPFFGWGLALLRMIAIDRAKGRDAFEQVVKQGQTRLNEGRWPLLFPEGTRVPPGQAGRFKMGGALLASRTGAVVIPVAHNAGECWRRNAFVKYPGMVTLSIGPAIESKGLTPEELNQKVQAWIEGEMRRLNPERYAQH
- the gmhB gene encoding D-glycero-beta-D-manno-heptose 1,7-bisphosphate 7-phosphatase — translated: MKLIILDRDGVINQDSDAFVKTPDEWIALPGSLQAIARLTQAGWKVVVATNQSGLARGLFDMDTLTAIHTKMRRELAAVGGSVDAIFMCPHGPDDDCTCRKPRPGMFEQIGHRYDIDLAGVPAVGDSLRDLQASSAAGCSPWLVLTGNGVKTQAKGGLPDNTRVCNDLSAVADALLQDA